One Neodiprion pinetum isolate iyNeoPine1 chromosome 1, iyNeoPine1.2, whole genome shotgun sequence genomic window carries:
- the CkIIalpha gene encoding casein kinase II subunit alpha, protein MALPSRARVYSDINSHKPREYWDYESYVVDWGQQDDYQLVRKLGRGKYSEVFEAINVTNNEKCVVKILKPVKKKKIKREIKILENLRGGTNIITLQAVVKDPVSRTPALIFEHVNNTDFKQLYQTLTDYDIRYYLYELLKALDYCHSMGIMHRDVKPHNVMIDHENRKLRLIDWGLAEFYHPGQEYNVRVASRYFKGPELLVDYQMYDYSLDMWSLGCMLASMIFRKEPFFHGHDNYDQLVRIAKVLGTEELFEYLDKYHIELDARFNDILGRHSRKRWERFVHSENQHLVSPESLDFLDKLLRYDHYERLTAREAMDHPYFYPIVKEQGRLTMVSSSPTPMTGSLPVVE, encoded by the exons ATGGCGCTGCCAAGCAGAGCACGAGTTTATTCGGACATCAATTCACACAAGCCTCGCGAGTACTGGGACTACGAGTCCTACGTCGTTGACTGGGG TCAACAAGATGATtaccaattagtcagaaaactGGGCCGGGGGAAATACAGCGAAGTATTTGAAGCCATTAATGTCACAAATAATGAAAAGTGTGTCGTCAAAATATTAAAG CcagtaaagaagaagaagataaagagagagatcAAAATTCTGGAAAACTTGAGGGGTGGGACCAATATTATCACACTACAGGCAGTTGTCAAAGACCCGGTTTCAAGGACACCAGCATTAATATTTGAACATGTTAATAACACCGACTTCAAACAGCTCTACCAGACCCTTACGGATTATGACATACGATACTACCTCTATGAATTGTTAAAG GCTTTGGACTATTGCCATAGTATGGGAATAATGCATAGAGATGTAAAGCCGCACAACGTGATGATTGATCATGAAAATCGAAAGCTGCGGCTAATTGACTGGGGATTAGCAGAATTTTATCATCCGGGACAGGAGTACAACGTACGTGTAGCGTCTCGCTATTTTAAGGGCCCAGAGCTGCTAGTCGACTACCAG ATGTATGATTACTCCTTGGATATGTGGTCGCTAGGCTGTATGCTGGCGAGTATGATATTTAGGAAAGAGCCATTTTTCCATGGACACGACAACTACGACCAGCTGGTGAGAATCGCCAAGGTCCTAGGAACAGAGGAGCTCTTTGAGTACCTGGACAAGTATCACATTGAACTAGATGCTCGTTTCAACGACATTTTGGGTCGACACTCGCGCAAGCGTTGGGAACGCTTTGTCCATTCTGAAAACCAGCATCTTGTTTCGCCCGAGAGCCTGGACTTCCTTGATAAACTTCTGCGCTATGACCATTATGAAAGACTCACTGCGCGTGAAGCAATGGACCACCCATATTTTT atcCTATAGTAAAGGAACAAGGTCGGCTTACCATGGTGTCGTCGTCACCTACTCCCATGACGGGCTCACTGCCTGTAGTTGAGTAG